In Acipenser ruthenus unplaced genomic scaffold, fAciRut3.2 maternal haplotype, whole genome shotgun sequence, a single window of DNA contains:
- the LOC117969671 gene encoding GTPase IMAP family member 8-like, whose product MAAAGSDPDTGRGIMAAEHETRETVSQELRSPSELRIVLLGRSRAGKSSSGNTILGREEFRSGFSSSAATRVCEKRTGEVAGRLVTVVDTPDLLDTDRVEIERCVSLSAPGPHAFLLVIRVRSKEFIFSHTGLWKSRVKQDFEALDKVQELLGERAVRNTMILFTCRDKLKGRTIEQYIEQAGEELQQPVEKCGNRYHVLNNEDRSDHTQVTQLLDKIDNMVKGNGGCYLPNEIYQQVEERIRLKEQELNEKHKEEQRRREEEMKQKYVEEQRRREEEMKQKYVEEQRRREEEMKQKYVEEQRRREEEMKQKYEEEQRRREEEMVEKLKQMKEEDLEKEPEEFKLPLRRINSKELFHPDMSGGEGEAPLADTQAPPSPTELRMVLLGKTGTGKSAAGNTILGREEFRSEASSSAVTKECEKRKGQVAGRRVAVIDTPELSEDKLQIRSCVSLSAPGPHAFLLVIPVDRFTEEERRAVETVQEIFSEEAVRRYMMLLFTHSDKLRGNTIEDYIQTGSKELQQLVEKCGNRYHVLNTEDRSDRTQVTQLLDKIDNMVKGNEGSYYTSEMYREVEETEREVRIRKRREEQTDRVGYEESKPLKERPGELELQLQLRRERERSRVLERELKREREKRRELEEEQRRERKGESWRRSRGERKRRKSWRRSRGERKKKELEEEQRREKEERAGGGAEEREKRRELEEEQRREKEKKELEEEQRREKEERAGGGAEEREKRRELEEEQRREKEKKGLEEEQRREKEKRGQLEEEQRREREEREKGEQKGKPPWHEYLRPSGVVIGVSSGAVAGAVIGAVAGAASGPIGSAAGAAVGSAAGAAVGALGEEHRQ is encoded by the exons ATGGCTGCTGCGGGTTCAGACCCGGACACCG GGCGGGGAATCATGGCTGCAGAACACGAGACTCGAGAAACTGTTTCTCAAGAGCTGCGCAGCCCCTCTGAGCTGAGGATCGTGCTGCTTGGGAGAAGCAGGGCTGGGAAGAGTTCatcaggaaacaccatcctgggcagagaggAGTTTAGATCTGGATTCAGCTCCTCTGCAGCAACGAGGGTGTGTGAGAAGAGAACAGGAGAAGTGGCTGGGAGACTGGTCACTGTGGTCGACACTCCAGACCTGTTAGACACAGACCGGGTCGAGATTGAgagatgtgtttctctgtctgccccgggaccccacgctttcctcctggtcATACGGGTGCGTTCAAAAGAATTTATTTTCAGTCACACTGGACTGTGGAAGTCAAGAGTAAAACAGGATTTCGAAGCCCTGGATAAAGTCCAGGAGCTGCttggtgagagagctgtgaggaacACGATGATCCTTTTCACCTGCAGGGATAAGCTGAAAGGCAGGACGATCGAGCAGTACATTGAGCAAGCTGGCGAGGAGCTCCAGCAGCctgttgagaaatgtgggaacaggtatcatgttctcaacaatGAGGACAGGAGCGATCacactcaggtcacacagctcctggacaagatagacaacatggtgaagggaAATGGAGGCTGCTACCTCCCAAATGAGATTTACCAGCAAGTAGAAGAAAGGATTAGACTAAAGGAACAGGAGCTCAATGAGAAACACAaagaggaacagaggaggagagaagaggagatgaaacagaaatatgtggaggaacagaggaggagagaagaggaaatgaaacagaaatatgtggaggaacagaggaggagagaagaggaaatgaaacagaaatatgtggaggaacagaggaggagagaagaggaaatgaaacagaaatatgaggaggaacagaggaggagagaagaggagatggtGGAGAAGTTGAAGCAAATGAAGGAAGAGGATCTGGAGAAAGAGCCAGAGGAATTCAAGCTGCCTCTCAGGAGAATAAACAGCAAGGAATTATTCCATCCCGACA TGTCTGGAGGTGAAGGAGAGGCTCCCCTTGCAGATACCCAAGCGCCTCCCAGCCCCACTGAGCTGAGGATGGTGCTGCTTGGGAAGACTGGCACTgggaagagtgcagcaggaaacaccatcctgggcagagaggAGTTCAGATCTGAAGCCAGCTCCTCTGCAGTAACAAAGgagtgtgagaagagaaaagGACAAGTGGCTGGGAGACGTGTTGCTGTGATCGACACTCCAGAGCTCTctgaggacaaactccagattaggagctgtgtttctctgtctgccccgggaccccacgctttcctcctggtgataccgGTGGACCGATtcacagaggaagagaggagagcagtGGAGACAGTCCAGGAGATATTCAGTGAGGAGGCTGTGAGGAGGTACATGATGCTCCttttcacacacagtgacaaactgaGAGGCAATACCATTGAGGATTATATTCAGACAGGCAGCAAggagctccagcagcttgttgagaaatgtgggaacaggtatcatgttctcaacaCTGAGGACAGGAGCGatcgcactcaggtcacacagctcctggacaagatagacaacatggtgaagggaAATGAAGGCAGCTACTACACCAGTGAGATGTACCGGGAAGTAgaagaaacagagagagaagTGAGGAtaaggaagaggagagaggagcagaCTGACAGGGTGGGGTATGAAGAGAGCAAACCGCTAAAGGAGAGGCCAGGAGAGCTGGAGCTACAACtgcagctgaggagagagagggagagatccagagtgctggagagggagctgaagagagagagggagaaaaggagagagctggaggaggagcagaggagagagagaaaaggagagagctggaggaggagcagaggagagagaaagagaagaaagagctggaggaggagcagaggagagagaaagaagaaagagctggaggaggagcaaaggagagagaaagaagaaagagctggaggaggagcagaggagagagagaaaaggagagagctggaggaggagcagaggagagagaaagagaagaaagagctggaggaggagcagaggagagagaaagaagaaagagctggaggaggagcagaggagagagagaaaaggagagagctggaggaggagcagaggagagagaaagagaagaagggGTTGGAagaggagcagaggagagagaaagagaaaaggggGCAATTGGAGgaggagcagaggagagagagggaggaaagagAAAAGGGGGAGCAGAAGGGAAAACCTCCTTGGCATGAATATCTAAGGCCATCGGGAGTAGTAATTGGAGTATCATCAGGGGCAGTAGCAGGGGCAGTAATTGGGGCAGTAGCTGGAGCAGCATCAGGACCAATAGGATCTGCAGCAGGAGCAGCTGTAGGATCTGCAGCAGGAGCAGCTGTAGGGGCTTTGGGGGAGGAACACAGGCAGTGA
- the LOC117410129 gene encoding signal-regulatory protein beta-2 isoform X1 — MERGLLVSLVILVFSPSRGVSLTIIIQDPGSVTGTEEGEVTVPCTVTGGPAGPVRWYRDTGSGRQYLYSPSPPPPNERNDPRVSQVHQNHATDSSIRIVNLNLRDSGTYYCDKYGGIDVTLIASGSGSRLSVRAIPPLIITQDPGSVTGTEEGEVTVRCTLSRLGAAGPVRWYRDTGRGREYLYSTDPPPPNERNDPRVSRVYPDHPTDLSIRIVRLTVNDSGTYYCEKYRGFDETPIARGSGSRLSVRALPPLIITQDPDSVTGTEEGEVTLPCTLSRVGPAGPVRWYRDTGSGRQYLYSTGTPPPNERNDPRVSRVYPDYPTDLSIRIVNLTLSDSGTYYCVKYGGFVETLIASGSGTRLSVRGEEAPCSSNLFLVSVFLLVKLALLAAINAFLFVLLKLEQRRLKRVDAE, encoded by the exons gGGTGTCTCTAACCATTATAATTCAGGACCCGGGCTCTGTGACTGGCACAGAGGAGGGAGAGGTCACTGTACCCTGCACTGTGACAGGGGGTCCTGCAGGACCAGTGAGATGGTACAGGGACACTGGCAGCGGCAGACAGTATCTCTACTCTCCATCCCCCCCTCCGCCCAATGAGAGAAACGACCCCCGTGTGTCTCAAGTACATCAAAACCACGCCACAGATTCATCCATTCGAATTGTGAACCTGAACCTGCGTGACTCAGGAACGTATTACTGTGACAAATACGGAGGGATTGATGTGACTCTCATTGCTAGCGGCTCAGGGAGCAGGCTGAGTGTGCGAG cgaTCCCTCCACTCATTATAACTCAGGACCCGGGCTCTGTGACTGGCACAGAGGAGGGTGAGGTCACTGTACGCTGCACCCTGTCCAGACTGGGTGCTGCAGGACCAGTGAGATGGTACAGGGACACTGGCAGAGGCAGAGAGTATCTCTACTCTACAGACCCTCCTCCACCCAATGAGAGAAACGACCCCCGTGTGTCCAGAGTATATCCAGACCACCCCACAGATCTCTCCATTCGAATTGTGAGGCTGACTGTGAATGACTCTGGAACGTATTACTGTGAGAAATACAGAGGTTTTGATGAGACCCCCATTGCTAGGGGCTCAGGGAGCAGGCTGAGTGTGCGAG cgcTGCCTCCACTCATTATAACTCAGGACCCAGACTCCGTGACTGGCACAGAGGAGGGTGAGGTCACTTTACCCTGCACCCTGTCCAGAGTGGGTCCTGCAGGACCAGTGAGATGGTACAGGGACACTGGCAGTGGCAGACAGTATCTCTACTCTACAGGAACCCCTCCGCCCAATGAGAGAAACGACCCCCGTGTGTCCAGAGTATATCCAGACTACCCCACAGATCTCTCCATCCGAATTGTGAACCTGACCCTGAGTGACTCAGGAACGTATTACTGTGTGAAATACGGAGGGTTTGTTGAGACCCTCATTGCTAGCGGCTCAGGGACCAGGCTGAGTGTGCGAGGTGAAG aAGCTCCCTGCAGCTCCAATCTGTTTCTCGTGTCGGTGTTTCTGCTGGTGAAGCTCGCTCTCCTGGCCGCCATCAACGCCTTTCTCTTTGTGCTTCTCAAACTGGAGCAGCGCAGACTG aAGCGTGTGGATGCAGAGTGA
- the LOC117410129 gene encoding tyrosine-protein phosphatase non-receptor type substrate 1 isoform X2, with translation MERGLLVSLVILVFSPSRGVSLTIIIQDPGSVTGTEEGEVTVPCTVTGGPAGPVRWYRDTGSGRQYLYSPSPPPPNERNDPRVSQVHQNHATDSSIRIVNLNLRDSGTYYCDKYGGIDVTLIASGSGSRLSVRALPPLIITQDPDSVTGTEEGEVTLPCTLSRVGPAGPVRWYRDTGSGRQYLYSTGTPPPNERNDPRVSRVYPDYPTDLSIRIVNLTLSDSGTYYCVKYGGFVETLIASGSGTRLSVRGEEAPCSSNLFLVSVFLLVKLALLAAINAFLFVLLKLEQRRLKRVDAE, from the exons gGGTGTCTCTAACCATTATAATTCAGGACCCGGGCTCTGTGACTGGCACAGAGGAGGGAGAGGTCACTGTACCCTGCACTGTGACAGGGGGTCCTGCAGGACCAGTGAGATGGTACAGGGACACTGGCAGCGGCAGACAGTATCTCTACTCTCCATCCCCCCCTCCGCCCAATGAGAGAAACGACCCCCGTGTGTCTCAAGTACATCAAAACCACGCCACAGATTCATCCATTCGAATTGTGAACCTGAACCTGCGTGACTCAGGAACGTATTACTGTGACAAATACGGAGGGATTGATGTGACTCTCATTGCTAGCGGCTCAGGGAGCAGGCTGAGTGTGCGAG cgcTGCCTCCACTCATTATAACTCAGGACCCAGACTCCGTGACTGGCACAGAGGAGGGTGAGGTCACTTTACCCTGCACCCTGTCCAGAGTGGGTCCTGCAGGACCAGTGAGATGGTACAGGGACACTGGCAGTGGCAGACAGTATCTCTACTCTACAGGAACCCCTCCGCCCAATGAGAGAAACGACCCCCGTGTGTCCAGAGTATATCCAGACTACCCCACAGATCTCTCCATCCGAATTGTGAACCTGACCCTGAGTGACTCAGGAACGTATTACTGTGTGAAATACGGAGGGTTTGTTGAGACCCTCATTGCTAGCGGCTCAGGGACCAGGCTGAGTGTGCGAGGTGAAG aAGCTCCCTGCAGCTCCAATCTGTTTCTCGTGTCGGTGTTTCTGCTGGTGAAGCTCGCTCTCCTGGCCGCCATCAACGCCTTTCTCTTTGTGCTTCTCAAACTGGAGCAGCGCAGACTG aAGCGTGTGGATGCAGAGTGA